Proteins from a genomic interval of Pseudomonas anuradhapurensis:
- a CDS encoding nucleoside hydrolase codes for MLKPLLQGIAFMVTAATAQAAPIDLIIDSDPGADDVVALFLAMASPDELKIRAITTVAGNVRLEKTARNARLACEWAGRDDIPVYAGAGRPLVRKPIYAAEVHGEEGLTGVEVKEPKTPLAQGNAVQYLVDTLSAAKPHSITIAMLGPQTNLALALVQRPDIVKGIKQVVVMGGAHFNGGNITPAAEFNLYADPHAAEVVLASGVQLTYLPLDVTHKLLTSDARLKQLAAVNNQASKRVVDILNAYITHDMDLYGMPGGPVHDASVIAYLLKPELFSGRRIHMSIDSREGPTFGQTIADWYGVLKQPANVLWVQEGDAQGLFDLLSARLARLE; via the coding sequence ATGCTCAAACCCCTGCTACAAGGAATCGCCTTCATGGTCACCGCCGCTACCGCCCAGGCCGCCCCCATCGACCTGATCATCGACAGCGACCCCGGCGCCGACGACGTGGTCGCGCTGTTCCTGGCCATGGCCTCGCCCGATGAACTGAAAATCCGCGCCATCACCACCGTGGCAGGCAACGTGCGCCTGGAAAAGACCGCGCGCAACGCTCGCCTGGCCTGCGAATGGGCTGGCCGCGACGACATCCCGGTGTACGCCGGTGCCGGCCGCCCGCTGGTGCGCAAGCCGATCTACGCCGCCGAGGTGCATGGCGAGGAAGGCCTCACCGGCGTCGAGGTCAAGGAGCCGAAAACGCCCCTGGCCCAGGGCAACGCCGTGCAATACCTGGTCGACACCCTCAGCGCCGCCAAGCCGCACAGCATCACCATCGCCATGCTCGGCCCGCAGACCAACCTGGCCCTGGCGCTGGTCCAACGCCCGGACATCGTCAAGGGCATCAAGCAGGTGGTGGTCATGGGCGGTGCCCATTTCAACGGCGGCAACATTACCCCGGCGGCGGAATTCAACCTGTACGCCGACCCGCATGCTGCCGAAGTGGTGCTGGCCAGCGGTGTGCAACTGACCTACCTGCCGCTGGATGTCACCCACAAGCTACTGACCAGTGACGCCCGCCTCAAGCAGTTGGCGGCAGTGAACAACCAGGCCAGCAAGCGCGTGGTGGACATCCTCAACGCCTACATCACCCACGACATGGACCTGTACGGCATGCCCGGCGGCCCGGTGCACGACGCCAGCGTCATCGCCTACCTGCTCAAGCCCGAGCTGTTCAGCGGCCGGCGCATCCACATGAGCATCGACAGCCGCGAAGGCCCCACCTTCGGCCAGACCATTGCCGACTGGTACGGTGTGCTCAAGCAGCCTGCCAATGTGCTGTGGGTGCAGGAGGGCGATGCCCAGGGCCTGTTCGACCTGCTCAGCGCCCGTTTGGCCCGATTGGAATAG
- the rbsD gene encoding D-ribose pyranase, translating to MKKTPLLNVALSRTIAGMGHGDILVIGDAGLPVPPGVELIDLAVTPGLPDFASVLRVVLSELQVERHVLAEEMQKVVPPALVEIERLKGKLGKREWLSHEEFKVLSRSARAVVRTGECQPYSNIALISGVTF from the coding sequence ATGAAGAAAACCCCGCTGCTGAACGTTGCCCTGTCACGCACCATTGCCGGCATGGGGCATGGCGACATCCTGGTGATCGGCGATGCCGGCTTGCCGGTACCGCCAGGTGTCGAACTGATCGACCTGGCCGTGACGCCCGGCCTGCCGGATTTCGCCAGTGTGCTGCGCGTGGTGCTGAGCGAGCTGCAGGTAGAGCGCCACGTGCTGGCCGAAGAAATGCAGAAAGTGGTGCCGCCGGCGCTGGTCGAGATCGAGCGGCTCAAAGGCAAGCTGGGCAAGCGGGAATGGCTGAGCCATGAGGAGTTCAAGGTGTTGTCGCGCAGCGCCCGTGCGGTGGTGCGCACCGGCGAGTGCCAGCCCTACAGCAACATCGCGCTGATTTCCGGCGTCACGTTCTAA
- the rbsK gene encoding ribokinase yields MSAKVVVVGSLNMDLVARAQRLPRAGETLPGDSFFTVPGGKGANQAVAVARLGGSVAMIGNVGDDAYGQQLRQALYVEGVDCRAIDTCPGVSSGVALITVDAASQNCIVIIPGGNGLLTPQSVQRFDALLQAAEIIICQLEVPAETVAWTLARGHELGKQVILNPAPATGPLPADWFAHIDYLTPNESEAEALSGVAVTDLDSARRAGERLLQLGAGKVIITLGAQGALLVTAQGHRHFPASVVQPLDTTAAGDTFIGGFAAGLVRGLEEGEAIAFGQRAAALSVTRAGAQPSIPYLAELAP; encoded by the coding sequence ATGAGTGCCAAGGTCGTGGTGGTCGGGAGCCTCAACATGGACCTGGTGGCCCGCGCCCAGCGCCTGCCCCGGGCCGGCGAAACGCTCCCCGGCGACAGCTTTTTCACCGTGCCCGGTGGCAAGGGCGCCAACCAGGCCGTGGCCGTGGCGCGCCTGGGTGGCAGCGTGGCGATGATCGGCAACGTGGGTGACGATGCCTACGGCCAGCAACTGCGCCAGGCCTTGTATGTCGAGGGCGTCGACTGCCGGGCGATCGACACCTGCCCGGGCGTGTCCAGCGGTGTGGCGCTGATCACCGTGGATGCGGCCAGCCAGAACTGCATCGTCATCATCCCGGGGGGCAATGGCCTGCTGACACCGCAGTCGGTGCAACGCTTCGATGCGCTGCTGCAGGCGGCCGAGATCATCATCTGCCAGCTGGAAGTGCCGGCCGAGACCGTCGCCTGGACCCTGGCCAGGGGGCACGAGCTGGGCAAGCAGGTGATCCTCAACCCGGCGCCCGCCACGGGCCCGCTGCCCGCAGACTGGTTCGCGCATATCGATTACCTCACCCCCAATGAAAGCGAGGCCGAAGCCCTGAGTGGCGTGGCGGTGACCGACCTGGACAGTGCCCGGCGCGCCGGCGAGCGCTTGCTGCAGCTGGGTGCGGGCAAGGTGATCATTACCCTGGGCGCGCAAGGGGCGTTGCTGGTCACGGCCCAGGGCCACCGGCATTTCCCCGCGTCGGTGGTGCAGCCGCTGGATACCACCGCTGCCGGCGACACCTTCATTGGTGGCTTTGCCGCCGGCCTGGTGCGCGGCTTGGAGGAGGGCGAAGCCATCGCCTTTGGCCAGCGCGCCGCAGCGTTGTCGGTTACCCGTGCCGGGGCCCAGCCGTCGATTCCCTACCTGGCGGAGCTAGCGCCATGA
- a CDS encoding LacI family DNA-binding transcriptional regulator, with product MATIKDVAALAGISYTTVSHVLNKTRPVSEQVRLKVEAAIVELDYVPSAVARSLKARSTATIGLLVPNSVNPYFAELARGIEDACERNGYCVILCNSDDNPQKQRSYLRVLLEKRIDGLVVASVGQDSDLLQSLAGVRTPMVIVDRELEGVDADLVRIDHELGAYLATRHLLELGHRDIAYIGGPAETGVSQLRLSGFRRAMAEAGATAAGDRVLHCDFTSLGGYAAAAQVLQGQRPTAIFAGNDMIGFGVLRAAAERQLNVPAELSVIGFDDIELSRYVYPPLTTVGQSIRELGESAASLLLARIGTPRQGAPEQRIVAPRLVLRESTGPRPDLFNDYR from the coding sequence ATGGCAACCATCAAAGACGTCGCGGCACTGGCGGGCATTTCCTACACCACCGTGTCCCATGTGCTGAACAAGACCCGCCCGGTCAGCGAGCAGGTGCGGTTGAAAGTCGAAGCCGCCATCGTTGAACTCGACTACGTGCCCAGCGCCGTGGCGCGTTCGTTGAAGGCGCGCAGCACCGCCACCATCGGCCTGCTGGTGCCCAACAGCGTCAACCCGTACTTCGCCGAGCTGGCGCGGGGTATCGAGGATGCCTGTGAGCGCAACGGCTACTGCGTGATCCTGTGCAACTCCGATGACAACCCGCAAAAACAGCGCAGCTACCTGCGCGTGTTGCTGGAAAAGCGCATCGATGGCCTGGTGGTGGCCTCGGTGGGCCAGGACAGCGACCTGCTGCAAAGCCTGGCCGGGGTGCGTACGCCGATGGTCATCGTCGACCGCGAACTGGAAGGCGTGGACGCCGACCTGGTGCGCATCGACCACGAACTGGGTGCGTACCTGGCCACCCGCCACCTGCTGGAGCTTGGCCACCGCGATATCGCCTACATCGGTGGCCCCGCCGAAACCGGGGTGTCCCAGCTGCGCCTGAGCGGCTTTCGGCGCGCCATGGCCGAGGCCGGCGCAACGGCCGCGGGCGATCGCGTGCTGCACTGCGACTTCACCAGCCTGGGCGGTTATGCGGCGGCGGCGCAGGTGCTGCAGGGCCAGCGGCCAACGGCGATTTTCGCCGGCAACGACATGATCGGTTTCGGCGTGCTGCGCGCTGCCGCCGAGCGCCAGCTCAACGTGCCCGCCGAGCTGTCGGTGATCGGTTTCGACGACATCGAGCTCAGCCGTTATGTGTATCCGCCGCTGACCACCGTGGGCCAGTCGATCCGCGAGCTGGGCGAAAGCGCCGCCTCGCTGTTGCTGGCGCGCATCGGTACCCCTCGGCAGGGGGCGCCGGAGCAGCGCATCGTCGCCCCGCGCCTGGTGCTGCGCGAATCCACCGGGCCACGCCCGGACCTGTTCAATGATTACCGCTAA
- a CDS encoding ABC transporter permease — translation MKTTPLDSQGAAPLRRSGTYFGLGTYLGLAGALLAMIVLFSFLSSHFWSYNTFSTLANQIPDLMVLAVGMTFVLIIGGIDLSVGSVLALAASTVSVAILGWGWGMLPAALLGMAVAALAGSITGGVTVAWRIPSFIVSLGVLEMARGLAYQFTDSRTAYIGDAYAWFSNPIAFGISPAFIIALLVIVLAQLVLTRTVFGRYLIGIGTNEEAVRLAGIDPRPYKVLVFALMGLLAGLAALFQISRLEAADPNAGAGLELQVIAAVVIGGTSLMGGRGSVISTFFGVLIISVLAAGLAQIGASEPTKRIITGAVIVIAVVLDTYRSRRAGRRN, via the coding sequence ATGAAAACCACCCCGCTCGACAGCCAGGGCGCCGCACCGCTGCGCCGCAGTGGCACCTACTTTGGCCTGGGTACCTACCTGGGCCTGGCCGGCGCGTTGCTGGCCATGATCGTGCTGTTCTCGTTCCTCAGCAGCCACTTCTGGTCATACAACACCTTCAGCACCCTGGCCAACCAGATCCCCGACCTGATGGTGCTGGCGGTCGGCATGACCTTCGTGCTGATCATCGGTGGCATCGACCTGTCGGTGGGCTCGGTGCTGGCGCTGGCCGCCTCGACCGTCAGCGTGGCGATCCTCGGCTGGGGCTGGGGCATGCTGCCTGCGGCCCTGCTGGGCATGGCCGTGGCGGCGTTGGCCGGCAGCATCACCGGCGGCGTTACCGTGGCCTGGCGCATCCCGTCGTTCATCGTCTCGCTTGGCGTGCTGGAAATGGCCCGTGGCCTGGCCTACCAGTTCACCGACTCGCGCACCGCCTACATCGGCGATGCCTATGCCTGGTTCTCCAACCCCATCGCCTTTGGCATCTCGCCGGCGTTCATCATCGCCTTGCTGGTGATCGTGCTGGCCCAGCTGGTGCTGACGCGTACGGTGTTTGGCCGCTACCTGATCGGTATTGGCACCAACGAAGAGGCGGTGCGCCTGGCCGGCATCGATCCGCGCCCGTACAAGGTGCTGGTGTTCGCCCTGATGGGTCTGCTCGCCGGGCTGGCTGCGCTGTTCCAGATCTCGCGCCTGGAGGCGGCCGACCCCAACGCCGGCGCCGGCCTGGAGCTGCAGGTGATCGCCGCCGTGGTGATTGGCGGCACCAGCCTGATGGGCGGGCGTGGCTCGGTGATCAGTACCTTTTTCGGCGTGCTGATCATCTCCGTACTGGCCGCCGGCTTGGCGCAGATCGGCGCCAGCGAACCGACCAAACGCATCATCACCGGGGCGGTGATCGTCATCGCCGTGGTGCTCGACACTTACCGTAGCCGGCGCGCGGGCCGGCGGAACTGA